A region from the Halomarina litorea genome encodes:
- a CDS encoding DUF7857 domain-containing protein translates to METPTDVEWTTTDEGDVTLVSVVLRSERPRRVRVRPTRGGPVWPPRSDGVPVEGWDDGTFEGVVDGRRALGFATPARDGTTAGPVDVTWLGPADPTPAFERHPDVPPVAATPAGVVQALGDPAPPRDAVPNARDAPDGATGETTRTVGDPAPEEIDLAAVERRVELAEALAAAGSLAEATEAVERAGGLAGVHALSRALDVDGERLERAGHDALADRVRAVSVPVGTLERIA, encoded by the coding sequence ATGGAGACGCCGACCGACGTGGAGTGGACGACGACCGACGAGGGGGACGTGACCCTCGTGTCTGTCGTCCTGCGGAGCGAGCGCCCCCGACGAGTTCGGGTCCGGCCGACCCGCGGGGGACCGGTGTGGCCCCCCCGGAGCGACGGCGTGCCGGTCGAGGGGTGGGACGACGGGACGTTCGAGGGCGTGGTCGACGGGCGGCGCGCGCTCGGGTTCGCCACGCCCGCGAGGGACGGGACGACGGCGGGCCCCGTCGACGTGACGTGGCTCGGCCCGGCGGACCCGACGCCGGCGTTCGAGCGCCACCCCGACGTGCCGCCCGTGGCGGCGACGCCCGCGGGCGTGGTCCAGGCGTTGGGCGACCCGGCCCCCCCGCGGGACGCGGTACCGAACGCGAGAGACGCACCCGACGGCGCGACCGGAGAGACGACCCGGACGGTCGGAGACCCGGCGCCCGAGGAGATCGACCTCGCGGCGGTCGAGCGACGGGTCGAACTGGCGGAGGCGCTGGCAGCGGCCGGGTCGCTCGCCGAGGCGACCGAGGCTGTCGAACGGGCGGGCGGACTGGCGGGCGTCCACGCGCTCTCCCGGGCGCTCGACGTCGACGGGGAACGCCTCGAACGGGCGGGACACGACGCCCTCGCGGACCGCGTTCGGGCGGTGAGCGTCCCCGTCGGGACGCTGGAGCGCATCGCGTGA
- a CDS encoding transcription initiation factor IIB, with protein MSSAPARCCPECDGRLRTDQCETVCASCGLVVGEDAIDRGPEWRSFADDDTNPKRTGAPLTRSRHDRGLSTEIGRSTRLKGRKRRQMARLRRQHNRARIASKAERNQVYAFTEIRRLTGQLDLPDTIRDRACVLFESAQDADLLRGRSLEGFAAAAVYATCRADSIARTVGEVVADAKATQSELQVAYDALNRELGLPTGPVDPREYLPRFASALDLPRDVERRARELADEAHDRNLVVGRNPGGVAAACLYTAAREASHGLTQRAAADAADVTPVTLRTTYVELREDDD; from the coding sequence ATGAGTTCCGCACCTGCCCGCTGCTGCCCCGAATGTGACGGCCGCCTCCGAACCGACCAGTGCGAGACCGTCTGTGCCAGTTGCGGCCTCGTCGTCGGCGAGGACGCCATCGACCGCGGCCCCGAGTGGCGCTCCTTTGCGGACGACGACACGAACCCGAAGCGCACCGGCGCGCCGCTCACCCGGTCGCGCCACGACCGCGGCCTCTCGACCGAAATCGGCCGGTCGACCCGCCTGAAGGGTCGCAAGCGCCGGCAGATGGCCCGCCTCCGCCGTCAGCACAACCGCGCCCGCATCGCGAGCAAGGCCGAGCGCAACCAGGTGTACGCGTTCACCGAGATTCGCCGGCTCACCGGGCAACTGGACCTGCCCGACACCATCCGCGACCGCGCGTGTGTCCTCTTCGAGTCCGCACAGGACGCGGACCTGCTTCGCGGGCGCTCGCTGGAGGGGTTCGCGGCCGCCGCGGTGTACGCCACCTGCCGGGCCGACAGCATCGCTCGCACGGTGGGGGAGGTGGTCGCCGACGCGAAGGCGACCCAGTCCGAACTGCAGGTCGCCTACGACGCCCTCAACCGCGAACTGGGCCTGCCGACCGGCCCCGTCGACCCGCGCGAGTACCTCCCGCGGTTCGCCTCCGCCCTCGACCTTCCCCGAGACGTCGAACGGCGCGCCCGCGAACTGGCCGACGAGGCCCACGACCGGAACCTCGTCGTCGGGCGGAACCCCGGCGGCGTGGCCGCCGCCTGCCTCTACACCGCCGCGCGCGAGGCGAGCCACGGTCTCACGCAACGCGCGGCCGCCGACGCGGCGGACGTGACGCCGGTGACCCTCCGGACGACCTACGTCGAACTGCGCGAGGACGACGACTGA
- a CDS encoding HIT family protein, with amino-acid sequence MTDCVFCRIADGDLPSRTVYEDDRVLAFLDANPLAEGHTLVVPREHHEVVGEMPDETRDAVFATAGRLTSVVESAVDADATSLGMNNGRAAGQEVPHAHLHVVPRFDGDGVGPLHALEWPRPDLSDDELDAIAERISDDV; translated from the coding sequence ATGACCGACTGCGTGTTCTGTCGCATCGCCGACGGCGACCTGCCGAGTCGGACCGTGTACGAAGACGACCGAGTGCTCGCCTTCCTCGACGCGAACCCCCTCGCCGAGGGCCACACCCTCGTCGTCCCGAGAGAGCACCACGAGGTAGTCGGGGAGATGCCCGACGAGACGCGCGACGCGGTGTTCGCGACGGCGGGTCGCCTCACGTCCGTCGTGGAGTCCGCCGTCGACGCCGACGCCACCTCCCTCGGGATGAACAACGGGCGGGCGGCGGGACAGGAGGTGCCCCACGCGCACCTCCACGTCGTCCCCCGGTTCGACGGCGACGGCGTCGGCCCCCTCCACGCCCTCGAGTGGCCCCGCCCCGACCTGAGCGACGACGAACTGGACGCCATCGCCGAGCGAATCTCTGACGACGTCTGA
- a CDS encoding MinD/ParA family ATP-binding protein gives MILAVTGGKGGVGKSTVAYALGHHLDAVVVDADLGMADLPSARGPDLHDVLAGRATAPEAVREDGPVDLLPCGRSLRGARAADPRRLVDALGAVEREYGRVVVDCAAGLGSDVGLPLLAADACVVVTTPDEVALVDAVRTRALARELDAGLAAVALNRVREESPTERVERLFGAPVVAIPAAASVPRSTAAGLPAGTRSGQVREAVGALAARVQSSSSRSST, from the coding sequence GTGATCCTCGCCGTCACCGGCGGGAAGGGCGGCGTCGGGAAGTCCACCGTCGCGTACGCGCTCGGCCACCACCTCGACGCGGTGGTCGTGGACGCCGACCTCGGGATGGCCGACCTGCCGAGCGCCCGCGGCCCGGACCTCCACGACGTGCTGGCGGGGCGGGCGACGGCACCGGAGGCGGTCCGCGAGGACGGGCCCGTCGACTTGCTCCCCTGCGGGCGGTCGCTCCGGGGGGCGCGTGCGGCCGACCCGCGCCGACTCGTCGACGCTCTCGGAGCCGTCGAGCGCGAGTACGGCCGCGTCGTCGTGGACTGCGCGGCGGGTCTGGGGAGCGACGTGGGCCTGCCCCTCCTCGCAGCCGACGCCTGCGTGGTTGTGACGACGCCCGACGAGGTGGCACTCGTCGACGCCGTCAGGACGCGAGCGCTGGCGCGCGAACTGGACGCGGGGCTGGCGGCGGTGGCGCTCAACAGGGTCCGAGAGGAATCGCCCACGGAACGGGTCGAACGGCTGTTCGGCGCGCCCGTGGTGGCGATTCCGGCCGCGGCGTCGGTCCCCCGGTCGACGGCGGCGGGGCTCCCGGCGGGGACGCGGAGTGGACAGGTACGAGAAGCGGTGGGGGCGCTCGCGGCGCGGGTTCAGTCGTCGTCCTCGCGCAGTTCGACGTAG
- a CDS encoding amidohydrolase family protein, whose translation METGEDAEPDPRFAAATDCHVHLMPDRLMAAIREALTDEGGWAFPHPTAQAEMERALRAHGVERYVALPYAHKPGMARELNEWVVERAETSEMAVPFATVHGDDDVGEVVREAFEAGARGLKFQCPVQRCGPADPRLDPAFELAAEYDRPILFHAGTAPMFRDSPHVGADQFEQFLQSYPDVRAASAHLGAYEVEAFCALARDHDNAFLDTCFTMSSAVGESMDFDPDDVPDSVFEDLSHSIMYGSDYPNIPHSYRSERENLLGRDLPESVYDDLFRETAERFLYG comes from the coding sequence ATGGAGACCGGCGAGGACGCCGAACCGGACCCGCGCTTCGCCGCCGCGACGGACTGCCACGTCCACCTGATGCCCGACCGCCTCATGGCGGCCATCCGCGAGGCGCTAACCGACGAGGGCGGGTGGGCGTTCCCCCATCCGACGGCGCAGGCCGAGATGGAGCGTGCGCTCCGGGCGCACGGCGTCGAACGCTACGTCGCGCTCCCGTACGCCCACAAGCCGGGGATGGCCCGCGAGTTGAACGAGTGGGTCGTAGAGCGGGCGGAGACGTCGGAGATGGCCGTCCCGTTCGCCACCGTCCACGGCGACGACGACGTGGGCGAGGTCGTGCGGGAGGCCTTCGAGGCGGGCGCTCGCGGCCTGAAGTTCCAGTGTCCCGTCCAGCGCTGTGGCCCGGCGGACCCCCGCCTCGACCCCGCCTTCGAACTCGCCGCCGAGTACGACCGTCCGATTCTCTTTCACGCCGGCACCGCGCCGATGTTCCGGGACAGCCCCCACGTCGGGGCCGACCAGTTCGAGCAGTTCCTCCAGTCGTACCCCGACGTCCGGGCCGCCTCGGCCCACCTCGGGGCCTACGAGGTCGAGGCGTTCTGTGCGCTCGCCCGCGACCACGACAACGCCTTCCTCGACACCTGCTTCACCATGTCGAGCGCGGTCGGCGAGTCGATGGACTTCGACCCCGACGACGTGCCCGACAGCGTCTTCGAGGACCTCTCTCACTCCATCATGTACGGGTCGGACTACCCGAACATCCCCCACTCCTACCGCTCGGAGCGCGAGAACCTGCTGGGGCGCGACCTCCCCGAGTCGGTGTACGACGACCTCTTTCGAGAGACCGCAGAGCGGTTCCTCTACGGCTAG
- a CDS encoding ParA family protein, with translation MSSCALVGAVGGAGTTRLTLELAALLVRDGRDVAVLDAAYATQGLADYVPRRIDPDITALALSEDPLADGLVDLDAGPGRLAVCPARAPFERLARAKGPDAARRFERLVAEAEKTFDRVLVDTPPVAANQSVAAVTAADRVVLVVPDSQRGCDALPRQRDRLADLGVSDPRTLFNWSSDPPADATAAVPTSDTTDPASAPVCATGGGTFPAAVALAAEELLDVTPDIEFEDATLRERLAGFGSS, from the coding sequence ATGTCCAGTTGCGCACTCGTCGGTGCGGTCGGCGGCGCGGGGACGACCCGCCTGACGCTCGAACTCGCCGCCCTCCTCGTCCGTGACGGGCGTGACGTGGCGGTGCTCGACGCCGCCTACGCCACGCAGGGCCTCGCCGACTACGTTCCCCGACGCATCGACCCCGATATCACCGCACTCGCCCTCTCCGAGGACCCGCTGGCCGACGGCCTCGTCGACCTCGACGCCGGTCCTGGCCGCCTCGCGGTCTGCCCGGCCCGCGCGCCCTTCGAGCGACTCGCCCGCGCAAAGGGCCCCGACGCCGCCCGGCGGTTCGAACGATTGGTAGCGGAAGCCGAGAAGACGTTCGACCGCGTCCTCGTGGACACGCCGCCCGTCGCCGCCAACCAGTCGGTCGCGGCGGTGACCGCCGCCGACCGCGTCGTCCTCGTCGTTCCGGACAGTCAGCGCGGGTGCGACGCCCTCCCCCGACAGCGTGACAGACTCGCGGACCTCGGCGTGTCGGACCCGCGCACACTCTTCAACTGGTCGAGCGATCCGCCAGCGGACGCGACGGCAGCCGTCCCGACGAGCGACACGACCGACCCCGCGTCGGCCCCGGTCTGTGCGACGGGCGGCGGCACGTTCCCGGCGGCAGTGGCGCTCGCGGCCGAGGAACTGCTCGACGTGACGCCGGACATCGAGTTCGAGGACGCGACCCTCCGGGAGCGCCTCGCGGGCTTCGGGTCGAGCTAG
- a CDS encoding DUF7858 family protein: protein MGLSDIAAGLEVTTEQRERGVAAVDATDTPLAERLAAFAADLPCSPEAAATVVETYAGGASVGASADAAGLPPMTGAKALHLLGESVSPLGPTGRNIVRDWLSADLSRADALALSGASETAFALAAYVETHDPVPGARDALEGALSPSGDAAVAKRDQLGDTLDDASDFF from the coding sequence ATGGGACTGTCAGACATCGCGGCCGGGCTGGAGGTCACGACCGAACAGCGCGAGCGTGGAGTCGCGGCGGTGGACGCGACCGACACGCCGCTCGCGGAGCGTCTCGCCGCGTTCGCCGCCGACCTGCCCTGTTCGCCCGAGGCGGCCGCGACGGTGGTCGAGACGTACGCGGGCGGCGCGAGCGTCGGTGCGAGCGCCGACGCCGCCGGCCTCCCACCGATGACGGGCGCGAAGGCCCTCCACCTCCTCGGGGAGTCCGTCTCCCCGCTCGGGCCGACGGGTCGCAATATCGTTCGAGACTGGCTCTCCGCTGACCTCTCGCGGGCGGACGCGCTCGCGCTCTCGGGCGCGAGCGAGACGGCGTTCGCGCTTGCGGCCTACGTGGAGACACACGACCCAGTTCCGGGCGCGCGGGACGCACTGGAGGGTGCGCTCTCGCCGTCGGGCGACGCGGCCGTCGCTAAGCGCGACCAGCTCGGCGACACGCTCGACGACGCCAGCGACTTCTTCTAG
- a CDS encoding haloacid dehalogenase type II — protein MTLDAGRVETVTVDSYGTLVDPNAAERALADAVEDPEPVSKLWRTRSLMYTMVGNFVGFYQPFYEMNRDALQYALDVHGVALDPAERDAILEIYHELDVFPDVRDGIERIRETGRDVYVVSNGNPEMLESMVEHADIGDLLSDTISADEIRTFKPHVDIYRHAAARTGTPIDRMVHVAGPAFDVLGAMNAGMQGAWLNRGDGPWESFAGRDPDVTIDSFHDLADELDA, from the coding sequence ATGACACTCGATGCCGGCCGGGTGGAGACGGTGACCGTCGACTCCTACGGAACGCTCGTCGACCCGAACGCGGCCGAACGGGCGCTCGCGGACGCCGTCGAGGACCCGGAACCCGTCTCGAAGCTCTGGCGGACGCGCTCGCTGATGTACACGATGGTCGGGAACTTCGTCGGGTTCTACCAGCCGTTCTACGAGATGAACCGCGACGCCCTCCAGTACGCGCTGGACGTCCACGGCGTCGCACTCGACCCCGCGGAACGCGACGCGATACTCGAAATCTACCACGAACTCGACGTGTTCCCGGACGTGCGCGACGGTATCGAGCGCATCCGCGAGACGGGCCGCGACGTGTACGTCGTCTCGAACGGCAACCCGGAGATGCTCGAGTCGATGGTCGAACACGCCGACATCGGGGACCTGCTCTCCGATACCATCTCGGCCGACGAGATTCGGACGTTCAAGCCCCACGTCGACATCTACCGCCACGCCGCGGCCCGGACCGGGACGCCAATCGACCGGATGGTCCACGTCGCCGGCCCCGCCTTCGACGTCCTCGGGGCGATGAACGCGGGGATGCAGGGCGCGTGGCTCAACCGGGGGGACGGCCCGTGGGAGTCGTTCGCCGGGCGCGACCCGGACGTCACCATCGACTCCTTCCACGACCTGGCGGACGAACTCGACGCCTGA
- a CDS encoding methylated-DNA--[protein]-cysteine S-methyltransferase — MRVTLFGSPFDLDESVLGDDPATVERQLREYEAGERRRFDLDVAYPESFTGRVMEAMAAIPYGETRTYGDLARELDTAPVAVGGGCGRNPVPVVVPCHRVVASDGSLRGYSAPGGLSVKRHLLDHESAVAGTDGSAQTTLDGVVQ; from the coding sequence ATGAGAGTCACCCTGTTCGGGTCGCCGTTCGACCTCGACGAGTCGGTACTGGGGGACGACCCGGCGACGGTCGAACGCCAGTTGCGCGAGTACGAGGCCGGCGAGCGCCGGAGGTTCGACCTCGACGTCGCGTACCCCGAGTCGTTCACCGGGCGAGTGATGGAAGCCATGGCGGCCATTCCCTACGGCGAGACGCGCACCTACGGCGACCTCGCGCGCGAACTGGACACCGCGCCCGTCGCCGTCGGGGGCGGATGCGGGCGAAACCCGGTCCCCGTCGTCGTCCCGTGTCACCGCGTCGTCGCCAGCGACGGGAGCCTGCGGGGGTACTCCGCGCCGGGCGGTCTCAGCGTGAAACGCCATCTGCTGGACCACGAGTCGGCGGTGGCGGGGACGGACGGGAGCGCGCAGACCACGCTCGACGGGGTGGTCCAGTGA
- a CDS encoding helix-turn-helix domain-containing protein, whose protein sequence is MLIVEFRLHHPVLERTLTSVPGVRLDWEQSNQTPDRGVRTLLWAEADDFEALERALDEDTTVTNVAPVADTGTRRLYRMDWHGDGLERSTWPVLVEEATIVQRITGTKDGWVFRVAFPDRAAFGRYREFCDDHDIDYEVFRIYEERYGPDATPDFGLSEKQHHILSLATERGYFDVPRKVELATLADEVGISHQAASERIRRAQATLNRNALRPSAGDG, encoded by the coding sequence ATGCTCATCGTCGAATTCCGACTCCACCACCCGGTCCTCGAGAGGACGCTGACGAGCGTCCCGGGGGTCCGACTGGACTGGGAGCAGTCCAACCAGACGCCGGACCGCGGCGTCAGGACGCTCCTCTGGGCCGAGGCCGACGACTTCGAGGCGCTGGAGCGGGCGCTCGACGAGGACACGACGGTCACGAACGTGGCTCCCGTGGCCGACACCGGCACCCGCCGGCTCTACCGGATGGACTGGCACGGCGATGGCCTCGAACGCAGCACGTGGCCCGTGCTCGTCGAGGAGGCGACCATCGTCCAGCGAATCACGGGTACGAAGGACGGCTGGGTGTTCCGCGTGGCGTTCCCGGACCGCGCCGCCTTCGGGCGGTATCGCGAGTTCTGCGACGACCACGACATCGACTACGAGGTGTTCCGCATCTACGAGGAGCGCTACGGCCCGGACGCCACCCCCGACTTCGGGTTGAGCGAGAAGCAACACCACATACTGTCGCTGGCGACCGAGCGCGGCTACTTCGACGTCCCCCGCAAGGTCGAACTCGCGACGCTCGCAGACGAGGTCGGCATCTCCCACCAGGCGGCCTCCGAGCGCATCCGGCGGGCGCAGGCGACGCTCAACCGGAACGCGCTCCGACCGTCGGCGGGCGACGGGTAG
- a CDS encoding DUF7856 family protein: protein MRVRAEGTWRETDALDLREGDRGREAVCEAVAGDAGWLECPAPGPLWDHVAPVAPGEPVPTRTALAAAARSRGLTAPQDDERRAVLTRRDGIEVESVETAPLRRRLAAASADTDRLRETVARLQGRVQATREADRATDDEDELAGAVRRLSERETERAAARQALDRARTRRRAARDAREERRRLADRAANLARAARRHLVERVDDEFRAAVDAVPGGEADPADPFESDPVTRALAIARVGEPRAPVVLDCDRFPSARAAATWLSAPVVRL from the coding sequence ATGCGCGTCCGGGCCGAGGGGACGTGGCGCGAGACGGACGCCCTCGACCTCCGGGAGGGCGATCGAGGCCGCGAGGCGGTCTGCGAGGCCGTCGCGGGCGACGCGGGGTGGCTGGAGTGTCCCGCTCCGGGGCCACTCTGGGACCACGTCGCCCCCGTCGCGCCCGGGGAACCCGTCCCGACGCGGACGGCACTCGCCGCGGCGGCGCGATCCCGGGGGCTGACGGCCCCACAGGACGACGAGCGTCGGGCCGTGCTGACCCGGCGGGACGGGATCGAGGTCGAGTCGGTCGAGACCGCACCGCTCCGCCGCCGCCTCGCCGCGGCCAGCGCGGACACCGACCGCCTCCGGGAGACGGTCGCCCGCCTGCAGGGGCGCGTGCAGGCGACCCGGGAGGCGGACCGGGCGACGGACGACGAGGACGAACTGGCCGGCGCGGTCCGTCGCCTCTCCGAACGCGAGACGGAGCGGGCGGCGGCCAGACAGGCGCTCGACCGCGCCCGCACCAGACGGCGGGCGGCCCGCGATGCCCGCGAGGAGCGCCGACGACTGGCCGACCGGGCGGCGAACCTCGCGCGGGCGGCCCGCCGTCACCTCGTGGAGCGCGTCGACGACGAGTTCCGCGCGGCGGTCGACGCCGTCCCGGGAGGCGAGGCCGACCCCGCCGACCCCTTCGAGTCGGACCCGGTGACGCGGGCGCTGGCCATCGCACGGGTCGGCGAACCACGCGCGCCGGTGGTCCTCGACTGCGACCGCTTCCCGAGTGCGCGCGCCGCCGCGACGTGGCTCTCCGCACCCGTCGTCCGCCTGTAG
- a CDS encoding MFS transporter, whose protein sequence is MSPSRWIRSRSRWRWVLWAALAGGFLLVNFHRVSSAVLADDLTRAFDTTGTELGLLHSSFFYIYAALQLPAGLLVDRAGVRRVAAAGLAIMSVGVVGFALADSLLAGFLARALVGLGGSVLYIATLRFCANWFRRDEFATMTGWTVAAAGLGGVLATTPLALAVVAVGWRGTLLATAVGGGSLAGVIYLLVRDRPRDGGFDPVEGADPPERRADLATVAANTRRVLRERETWLLGVMLFFVIGTNFTVLGLWGVPYIAHVYDVSVARASTYVLLGNVGLLVGPPVMGTLSDRLGRRTDIILASTVAFTLAYGTVFAVVTPPLPVFGALLFLALFTNGGTLLAYTVAKERHANSASGTVTGTINSIGYFGAAVFPALMGVALDTYWTGTTIDGARVYTATGYRVAFGIATAAGCVAVCCAAWLHLRLDGAPSERAATADD, encoded by the coding sequence ATGTCGCCCTCCCGGTGGATTCGGTCTCGGTCGCGCTGGCGGTGGGTCCTGTGGGCCGCACTCGCGGGCGGGTTCCTGCTGGTCAACTTCCACCGCGTCTCCTCGGCCGTCCTCGCGGACGACCTGACCCGCGCGTTCGACACGACGGGCACCGAACTCGGCTTGCTCCACTCCTCCTTCTTCTACATCTACGCCGCCCTCCAGTTGCCCGCGGGCCTGCTCGTCGACCGGGCGGGCGTCCGCCGGGTGGCCGCCGCCGGCCTCGCCATCATGAGCGTTGGCGTCGTCGGGTTCGCGCTGGCGGACTCCCTGCTCGCGGGCTTCCTCGCCCGGGCGCTCGTCGGACTCGGCGGGAGCGTCCTCTACATCGCCACGCTCCGCTTCTGTGCGAACTGGTTCCGCCGCGACGAGTTCGCCACCATGACGGGGTGGACCGTCGCCGCGGCGGGATTGGGTGGGGTGCTCGCGACGACGCCGCTCGCACTCGCCGTCGTCGCGGTGGGGTGGCGGGGGACGCTCCTCGCCACGGCCGTCGGCGGCGGGTCGCTCGCGGGCGTCATCTACCTCCTCGTCCGCGACCGGCCCCGCGACGGCGGGTTCGACCCCGTCGAGGGGGCGGACCCGCCGGAACGACGGGCCGACCTCGCCACCGTCGCGGCCAACACTCGGCGCGTCCTCCGGGAGCGCGAGACGTGGCTGCTCGGCGTCATGCTCTTTTTCGTCATCGGGACGAACTTCACCGTCCTCGGCCTCTGGGGGGTGCCCTACATCGCCCACGTCTACGACGTGTCGGTGGCGCGCGCCTCGACGTACGTCCTGCTGGGAAACGTCGGGTTGCTCGTCGGCCCGCCCGTGATGGGCACCCTCTCCGACCGCCTCGGACGGCGGACGGACATCATCCTCGCCTCGACGGTGGCGTTCACGCTCGCCTACGGCACCGTCTTCGCTGTCGTCACCCCGCCGTTGCCGGTGTTCGGCGCGCTGCTCTTCCTCGCGCTGTTCACCAACGGCGGGACCCTGCTGGCGTACACCGTCGCCAAGGAGCGCCACGCGAACAGCGCCTCGGGCACCGTCACGGGCACCATCAACAGCATCGGCTACTTCGGGGCGGCGGTGTTCCCGGCGCTGATGGGCGTTGCCCTCGACACGTACTGGACCGGCACGACCATCGACGGCGCGCGGGTGTACACCGCGACGGGCTACCGGGTCGCCTTCGGCATCGCCACCGCTGCGGGGTGCGTCGCCGTCTGCTGTGCCGCGTGGCTCCACCTCAGACTCGACGGCGCGCCGAGCGAGCGGGCGGCGACGGCGGACGACTGA
- a CDS encoding halocarboxylic acid dehydrogenase DehI family protein: protein MDTSKQLYEHEATGWRRGVYDDVKRTFRAPIVNWIFRTVMANDPEFTRYAWGQVKPLFDTRGFARFSVRYRDAVLSELDDAPAYRRAETGLSPAEFAEARGQLATFDVVAPRLAVLFGTMDRALQGDPVGDSPLDERATTAPFPDWLDADRGRPPTMVDSAPESLDSTVEAVREFHGLGGDLPSIYRCLAQWPAFFETLWADVEPTLEGAGFDRACERTSDLVDEFVAGAPYRPRLAPEDLRGIGMEDDAIGDVQGLFHQFNTGAVETVLPALPVFAASVDAAGERSLG from the coding sequence ATGGACACCTCGAAGCAACTGTACGAACACGAGGCGACCGGGTGGCGACGCGGCGTCTACGACGACGTGAAGCGGACCTTCCGCGCGCCCATCGTCAACTGGATATTCCGGACCGTGATGGCGAACGACCCGGAGTTCACGCGCTACGCGTGGGGGCAGGTGAAGCCGCTGTTCGACACCCGGGGGTTCGCCCGGTTCTCCGTGCGCTACCGGGACGCCGTCCTCTCGGAACTCGACGACGCCCCCGCGTACCGTCGGGCCGAGACCGGTCTCTCGCCCGCCGAGTTCGCCGAAGCGCGCGGGCAACTGGCGACGTTCGACGTGGTCGCCCCCCGCCTCGCGGTGCTGTTCGGGACGATGGACCGGGCCCTGCAGGGCGACCCGGTGGGCGACTCGCCGCTGGACGAACGGGCGACGACGGCCCCCTTCCCGGACTGGCTGGACGCCGACCGGGGACGGCCGCCGACGATGGTCGACTCGGCCCCCGAGTCCCTCGACTCCACTGTGGAGGCGGTCCGCGAGTTCCACGGCCTCGGCGGGGACCTCCCCTCCATCTACCGCTGTCTCGCTCAGTGGCCGGCGTTCTTCGAGACGCTGTGGGCCGACGTCGAACCGACACTCGAGGGCGCCGGGTTCGACCGCGCCTGCGAGCGCACGTCGGACCTCGTCGACGAGTTCGTCGCCGGCGCGCCCTACCGCCCCCGCCTCGCACCCGAGGACCTCCGAGGAATCGGGATGGAAGACGACGCCATCGGCGACGTACAGGGCCTCTTCCACCAGTTCAACACGGGTGCGGTCGAGACGGTCCTCCCGGCGCTCCCGGTGTTCGCGGCGTCGGTCGACGCGGCCGGCGAGCGGTCGCTCGGCTGA